In the genome of Acidobacteriota bacterium, one region contains:
- a CDS encoding anion permease, whose amino-acid sequence MADEAPRQSPRPVRVDAARLGAVALVGALLWLVPTPEGVEPRAWQLLAVFVATMVGIILRPMPMGALAFVSVSFAVLSGTLTIGEATGGFGSTVVWLVVAAFFIATAFVKTGFGTRIAYHFMRLLGKRSLGLAYGFVVTDLVLAPAIPSNTARAGGVIFPILKSLCVSLGSDAALGTQRRIAGFLTFTSYQGVVITSAMFLTAMAANPLAASLAAQQGVEISWALWAVAGFVPGVISLLVVPFLIYRLYPPEITHTPEAPELARQRLREMGPMSRDEWVLLAVFVFLLTLWIFGGTLGVSATATALAGVAAMLATGALAWQDILEERNGWDTFIWFAVLVMMATQLGELGLLAWFTERVSGVLGEGHWLPSFLGLSLIYFYVHYFFASNTAHVSAMYAPFLALAIAVGTPPVLAALVLAFFSNLFASMTHYGTAPAPILFGSGNVEIGDWWRLGALISVVNIVIWLGAGSLWWRLLGLW is encoded by the coding sequence ATGGCTGACGAAGCACCACGGCAATCCCCTCGCCCGGTCCGCGTGGACGCCGCCAGGCTCGGAGCGGTGGCTCTGGTCGGGGCTCTGCTCTGGCTCGTCCCGACCCCGGAGGGCGTCGAACCGCGCGCGTGGCAGCTCCTCGCCGTCTTCGTCGCCACCATGGTCGGCATCATCCTGCGCCCGATGCCGATGGGCGCGCTGGCGTTCGTATCGGTCTCCTTCGCGGTGCTCTCCGGCACCCTCACCATCGGGGAGGCGACCGGTGGCTTCGGCAGCACGGTGGTCTGGCTGGTGGTGGCCGCGTTCTTCATCGCCACCGCGTTCGTCAAGACCGGGTTCGGCACGCGCATCGCGTACCACTTCATGCGCCTGCTGGGGAAACGCAGTCTCGGACTGGCCTACGGCTTCGTCGTCACCGACCTGGTCCTGGCCCCGGCCATCCCGAGCAACACGGCCCGGGCCGGCGGCGTCATCTTTCCGATCCTCAAGTCGCTGTGCGTCTCGCTGGGCAGTGACGCCGCGCTCGGCACCCAGCGGCGGATCGCCGGCTTCCTGACGTTCACCTCCTACCAGGGCGTGGTGATCACGAGCGCCATGTTCCTCACCGCGATGGCCGCCAACCCGCTGGCGGCGTCGCTGGCCGCGCAGCAGGGAGTGGAGATCTCCTGGGCACTCTGGGCCGTGGCGGGGTTCGTTCCCGGGGTGATCAGCCTGCTGGTGGTGCCGTTCCTCATCTACCGGCTCTACCCGCCGGAGATCACGCACACGCCGGAGGCCCCGGAGCTCGCCCGGCAGCGGTTACGGGAGATGGGACCGATGTCGCGGGACGAGTGGGTCCTGCTGGCCGTGTTCGTCTTCCTCCTCACGCTGTGGATTTTCGGCGGCACGCTCGGGGTCAGCGCCACCGCGACGGCGCTGGCCGGGGTGGCCGCGATGCTCGCCACCGGCGCCCTCGCCTGGCAGGACATCCTGGAGGAGCGCAACGGCTGGGACACCTTCATCTGGTTCGCGGTCCTCGTGATGATGGCCACCCAGCTCGGCGAGCTGGGCCTGCTGGCCTGGTTCACCGAGCGCGTCTCGGGCGTGCTGGGCGAGGGACACTGGCTGCCGTCCTTCCTCGGCCTGAGCCTGATCTACTTCTACGTCCACTACTTCTTCGCCTCGAACACCGCCCACGTCAGCGCCATGTACGCCCCGTTCCTGGCCCTGGCCATCGCGGTCGGCACGCCGCCCGTCCTCGCCGCCCTCGTGCTGGCCTTCTTCAGCAACCTGTTCGCGTCGATGACCCACTACGGCACGGCGCCGGCGCCGATCCTGTTCGGATCGGGCAACGTGGAGATCGGCGACTGGTGGCGGCTGGGGGCGCTCATCAGCGTGGTGAATATCGTGATCTGGCTGGGCGCGGGAAGCCTGTGGTGGCGGCTGCTCGGCTTGTGGTGA
- a CDS encoding alpha/beta hydrolase produces MAQTNEIGPYEDGVLPAGVRSRFVADVNGLRMHVLEAGSKAGGRGGVLLLHGFPELAYSWRRLMPVLAEAGYHVMAPDLRGYGRTDGTGVDYDDDLRPFRMLNEIRDMLSLVAAFGYRHVHLAGHDFGSLVASWCAVARPDVFRSVVLMSAPFGGTATLPFDTADAAAAAGPAGAAADIDAGLASLAPPRHHYRRFYATRGANDDLWRAPQGVHDFLRAYYHMKSGDWSGNRPEPLREWSAAELARLPRYYVLDLGKGMAETVAEHMPSAAEIAACEWLPDDELRVYSAEYERTGFQGGLQWYRSVQSVSSIFGGGINADLQVFAGRTIDQPSMFIAGARDWGIHQRPGALERMDGQACTDLRGLHLLDVAGHWVQQEQGAEVNRLVLEFLESL; encoded by the coding sequence ATGGCGCAGACCAACGAGATCGGTCCCTACGAAGACGGCGTGCTGCCGGCCGGCGTCCGCTCGCGGTTCGTCGCCGACGTCAACGGCCTGCGCATGCACGTGCTGGAAGCGGGATCGAAGGCGGGCGGGCGCGGGGGCGTCCTCCTGCTGCACGGGTTTCCGGAGCTCGCCTACAGTTGGCGCCGGCTGATGCCGGTGCTGGCGGAAGCCGGATACCACGTCATGGCGCCGGACCTGCGCGGCTACGGCCGCACCGACGGCACCGGCGTGGACTACGACGACGATCTGCGCCCGTTCCGCATGCTGAACGAGATACGCGACATGCTGTCCCTGGTGGCGGCGTTCGGCTACCGCCACGTCCACCTCGCCGGCCACGACTTCGGATCGCTCGTCGCGTCGTGGTGCGCGGTCGCCCGGCCGGACGTGTTCCGCTCCGTCGTGCTGATGAGCGCGCCGTTCGGGGGAACGGCGACGCTGCCGTTCGACACCGCCGACGCGGCTGCCGCTGCCGGGCCGGCGGGCGCGGCGGCGGACATCGACGCCGGCCTGGCGAGCCTGGCTCCGCCGCGCCACCACTACCGCCGCTTCTACGCCACGCGGGGAGCGAACGACGATCTGTGGCGGGCTCCGCAGGGGGTGCACGACTTTCTGCGCGCCTACTACCACATGAAGAGCGGCGACTGGAGCGGCAACCGGCCGGAGCCGCTCCGCGAGTGGTCCGCCGCCGAGCTGGCGCGCCTACCCCGCTACTACGTCCTCGACCTCGGCAAGGGGATGGCGGAGACCGTGGCCGAGCACATGCCGTCGGCGGCCGAGATCGCCGCCTGCGAGTGGCTGCCGGACGACGAGCTGCGGGTCTACAGCGCCGAGTACGAGCGGACGGGGTTCCAGGGCGGCTTGCAGTGGTACCGGAGCGTGCAGTCGGTGTCGTCCATCTTCGGCGGCGGGATCAACGCCGACCTGCAGGTTTTCGCCGGACGGACCATCGACCAGCCGTCGATGTTCATCGCCGGCGCGCGGGACTGGGGCATCCACCAGCGGCCGGGCGCCCTGGAGCGGATGGACGGACAGGCCTGCACCGACCTGCGCGGCCTGCATCTGCTGGACGTGGCGGGGCACTGGGTGCAGCAGGAACAGGGGGCCGAGGTCAACCGGCTGGTGCTCGAGTTTCTGGAATCGCTGTGA